A part of Carettochelys insculpta isolate YL-2023 chromosome 1, ASM3395843v1, whole genome shotgun sequence genomic DNA contains:
- the LOC142007542 gene encoding V-type proton ATPase subunit F, producing MAGRGKLIAVLGDEDTVTGFLLGGVGELNKHRKPNFLVVEKETSLTEIEETFRSFLSRDDIGIILINQFIAELIRHAIDAHTRSLPAVLEIPSKEHPYDPAKDSILRRAKGMFTAEDLR from the exons ATGGCCGGGCGGGGGAAGCTGATCGCGGTGCTGGGCGACGAGGACACGGTGACGGGCTTCCTGCTGGGCGGGGTGGGCGAGCTCAACAAGCACCGCAAGCCCAACTTCCTGGTGGTGGAGAAGGAGACCAGCCTCACCGAGATCGAGGAGACCTTCCG GAGCTTCCTGAGCCGGGACGACATCGGCATCATCCTGATCAACCAGTTCATCGCGGAGCTGATCCGACACGCCATCGACGCGCACACGCGCTCGCTGCCCGCCGTGCTGGAGATCCCCTCCAAGGAGCACCCCTACGACCCCGCCAAGGACTCCATCCTGCGCCGCGCCAAGGGCATGTTCACCGCCGAGGACCTGCGCTAG
- the LOC142007541 gene encoding protein SPMIP1-like, which translates to MARQLSMDTREQDFWKEAFLKELLLRVRWRQRYGGPIKARQEQLRPRRQAAEQPLKLPALPPAPGPQPQKPPEEPAGPAASLPATEMKPVAPKVQQLLYQGISHDGEGRQRYLQRRARSPPEAKYYSPVTTNFLYGWRLGDVTRGYAPPAPKCRIESFFRKNGAFSLLDPRDVAV; encoded by the exons ATGGCGCGCCAGCTGAGCATGGACACGCGGGAGCAGGACTTCTGGAAGGAGGCCTTCCTCAAGGAGCTGCTGCTCCGCGTCCGCTGGCGGCAGCGCTACGGGGGGCCCATCAAGGCCCGCCAGGAGCAGCTGCGCCCGCGGCGCCAGGCTGCCGAGCAGCCCCTCAAGCTGCCCGCCCTCCCTCCGGCGCCCGGGCCCCAGCCCCAGAAGCCGCCCGAGGAGCCGGCCGGGCCCGCCGCGAGCCTCCCGGCCACGGAGATGAAGCCGGTGGCGCCGaaggtgcagcagctgctgtaccAGGGCATCTCCCACGACGGAGAGGGCCGCCAGCGGTACCTGCAGCGCCGCGCACGCAGCCCGCCCGAGGCCAAGTACTACAGCCCCGTCACCACCAACTTCCTCTACGGCTGGCGGCTGG GGGACGTCACGCGTGGGTACGCGCCCCCGGCCCCCAAGTGCCGCATCGAGAGCTTCTTCCGCAAGAACGGGGCCTTCTCGCTGCTGGACCCGCGCGACGTGGCGGTGTGA